The Rhododendron vialii isolate Sample 1 chromosome 6a, ASM3025357v1 genome includes a window with the following:
- the LOC131328463 gene encoding uncharacterized protein LOC131328463 — MVEENPTMPLDPKNLLGGGGDKSLPKASGKPEGRHGRKATSKGNPLTVQDGSKNREGRTTTESTRRSKSRRERESVAHSRRVHNSKDILDKKRQEIDEFARLIKKREHGIRELERIQEHPEDFGLSRRNSRGDRHAMVKCKKAPSQDRRSRSRSKSRTPGWRKTSSRKRRRRSQSLTPEGKTRKHHRDRYERPDSDWEKSAPNKMKEREGGPCLHKRQHERPSTI; from the coding sequence atggtAGAAGAAAATCCAACGATGCCGCTTGACCCAAAGAATCTGCTAGGTGGAGGAGGTGATAAATCCCTACCAAAGGCTTCGGGAAAGCCCGAAGGCAGACATGGGAGGAAGGCGACAAGCAAGGGTAACCCCCTGACCGTCCAGGATGGCTCCAAGAATAGGGAGGGCAGGACGACCACGGAGTCCACACGGAGGAGTAAATCCCGCCGTGAAAGGGAATCAGTTGCACACTCAAGAAGAGTGCACAATAGTAAAGACATCCTTGACAAAAAGAGGCAGGAAATCGATGAGtttgctcgtttgatcaagaaACGAGAGCACGGGATTCGAGAGTTGGAACGGATCCAAGAACATCCTGAAGACTTTGGACTTTCACGAAGAAATTCTAGGGGAGACAGACATGCTATGGTGAAATGCAAGAAGGCTCCTTCACAAGacagaaggagcagaagcagaagtaaaagccgaactcCAGGATGGCGAAAGActtcttcaagaaaaagaaggagaagaagccAGAGTCTCACCCCTGAGGGAAAGACTAGAAAACACCACagagataggtacgagagacctgattccgattgggaaaagaGCGCTCCCAATAAAATGAAGGAACGCGAGGGGGGACCATGCCTGCACAAGAGGCAGCACGAAAGGCCCTCAacaatatag
- the LOC131328462 gene encoding uncharacterized protein LOC131328462: MDLKLDYFPDLQRGKEALVEIDIKLTEVGKWNKYLIGHFLDGQMPYPLLVSTARNQLKDLFVAIKPNVAGFFLFEFRDEQAKMQVLEGGPYFFSQKYLVLKDWHRMMKPAQDQPSKIPAWVKLHDLPFELWNQECLSRVASTIGKPLHVDQATTKTAKQAGLLHTKSTKARICIEVSAEQALPDEVTVIVAGESVVVSVEYQVLPPKCDIYHVFGHHTIKCASKPSTSPIPPQPSVQALTVTPVGKENHRVDCDHPKESSSSPPDTRSIREELSDSEDELLEVLEGVVSSNQEEGVLNQSIKTATSLAKVQSELKPSLATEPPDRLDPGVSKVAADLVSKGSASFNKLLSKSAKKHLKKQAKEESIVSASKEVKSFVSSNKLNLVGFIEHKIRAIWADRITQYICPDWSFVNNYSQSALGRIFVGWDPSVFSLTVLGQFDQCIHCEVQPKYGSALFLVTMVYGANSNLDRRSLWHCLTQFRTSSPWVVLGDFNAIRHPREKVGVIPQWSPHMDDINHCLFAFELDDLRFTGCLFTWSNKQVPPQFVASKLDRVLVNEPWMKTFTQSSTHFLVPGISDHSLVVRVWRSIVIGNPMFCVCEKLKHLQHELKQLNKAEFSGISERVCAIRQDLENIQAIIGSHPNNSSALAQERVIKAEFVNFYTTLFDLEIKETFWSLNPAKAPGPDGYNAGFFRKAWSVIGNEITSAVQNFFRSRQLLTKANFTIVALVPKVQNPSKVGDFRPISCCNTIYKCISRILAKRLQSVLSLLIDLVQSGFVKGRRIADNIFLTQELMRGYHKSSPSPRCAMKVDIMKAYDHVRWEFLWDVLFAMNFHPTMIKWLQACVTTTNYSLCINGEVTGNIKGRKGLRQGDPLSSYLFVIVMEVLTTLLKKKSHLPDFHFHWRCKDNQLINLCFADDLMIFCKGELPSIKYIRNALAEFEDLSGLSPSPGKSSVFFSGVSVRVKETILQELGFQEGSLPVRYLGVPLLSTKLKAIDCQRLVDSITTKTKCWTNRDLTYAGRVQLIKKHFVLNANILVFPVHITKKGH, translated from the exons atggatttgaaattggactATTTTCCTGATTTACAGAGAGGAAAAGAAGCTCTGGTTGAAATAGACATAAAACTAACTGAGGTGGGGAAATGGAACAAGTATTTGATTGGGCATTTCCTTGATGGTCAAATGCCTTACCCCCTTTTGGTCTCCACTGCTCGGAACCAGTTGAAAGATCTCTTTGTGGCTATCAAGCCTAATGTAGCTGGGTTCTTCTTGTTTGAATTCAGAGATGAACAAGCTAAAATGCAAGTGCTAGAAGGAGGACCGTATTTCTTCTCCCAAAAGTATCTTGTCCTTAAGGACTGGCATAGGATGATGAAGCCTGCTCAGGATCAACCCTCCAAAATACCAGCTTGGGTTAAGTTGCACGATCTTCCTTTTGAGCTTTGGAATCAAGAGTGCCTGAGTCGGGTAGCAAGTACAATTGGGAAGCCACTTCATGTTGATCAAGCCACAACCAAGACTGCTAAGCAGGCTGGCCTTCTCCATACTAAATCCACCAAGGCTAGAATTTGTATTGAGGTGAGTGCTGAGCAAGCTCTCCCGGATGAGGTCACAGTCATTGTTGCTGGAGAATCTGTAGTTGTTTCAGTAGAATACCAAGTACTGCCTCCCAAGTGTGACATTTATCATGTTTTTGGCCATCACACAATCAAATGTGCTAGCAAACCATCCACATCTCCAATTCCTCCACAACCTTCAGTTCAAGCACTGACTGTGACTCCTGTTGGGAAAGAAAATCATAGAGTTGACTGTGATCACCCCAAAGAATCCAGTAGTTCACCTCCGGACACTCGCTCCATTAGGGAAGAGCTTAGTGATTCCGAAGATGAACTTCTAGAAGTCTTAGAAGGGGTAGTGAGTAGCAATCAAGAGGAAGGGGTATTGAATCAAAGTATCAAGACAGCAACCTCTCTGGCTAAAGTTCAATCCGAGCTCAAGCCCTCACTAGCCACTGAGCCACCTGATCGGTTAGATCCTGGAGTCAGCAAGGTAGCTGCTGATCTGGTTTCTAAGGGAAGTGCTAGCTTCAACAAGCTCCTCTCCAAGTCTGCTAAGAAGCATTTGAAGAAGCAAGCTAAGGAGGAGTCAATCG TCTCTGCATCT AAAGAAGTTAAATCCTTTGTGAGCTCTAATAAACTTAATCTAGTTGGCTTTATTGAGCATAAAATTAGGGCAATTTGGGCAGATAGAATCACTCAATACATTTGTCCTGATTGGAGTTTTGTGAATAATTACTCCCAATCGGCTTTAGGGAGGATTTTTGTGGGTTGGGACCCTAGTGTATTCTCTCTTACCGTGTTAGGTCAGTTTGACCAATGCATTCACTGTGAGGTTCAACCCAAATATGGGAGTGCTCTCTTTTTGGTCACTATGGTCTATGGGGCAAATTCTAATTTGGATCGTAGGTCTCTATGGCATTGTCTAACTCAATTCAGGACCTCTTCACCTTGGGTGGTCCTGGGTGACTTTAATGCTATTAGACATCCTAGGGAAAAAGTTGGGGTTATTCCTCAGTGGTCACCACACATGGATGACATCAATCACTGTTTGTTTGCCTTTGAACTTGATGATCTTAGGTTCACCGGGTGCTTATTCACTTGGTCAAATAAACAGGTCCCTCCTCAATTTGTGGCCTCTAAACTTGATAGAGTGTTAGTGAATGAGCCATGGATGAAAACATTTACTCAATCATCCACTCATTTTTTGGTTCCTGGTATCTCAGACCATTCTCTTGTTGTG AGGGTTTGGAGGTCAATTGTTATTGGTAATCCCATGTTCTGTGTGTGTGAGAAACTCAAACATCTTCAACATGAGCTGAAGCAGCTTAATAAAGCTGAATTCAGTGGCATCTCTGAGAGGGTGTGTGCCATTAGGCAGGACTTAGAAAACATTCAAGCTATTATAGGATCTCATCCTAATAATAGTTCTGCCCTAGCACAGGAGAGG GTTATCAAGGCAGAGTTTGTTAACTTTTACACGACTTTATTTG ATTTGGAGATCAAAGAGACCTTCTGGTCCCTTAATCCCGCTAAGGCCCCGGGCCCTGATGGGTACAATGCAGGGTTTTTTAGGAAAGCTTGGTCTGTCATTGGTAATGAGATCACTTCAGCTGTCCAGAATTTCTTCAGGTCTAGACAATTGCTCACCAAAGCTAACTTCACCATTGTAGCACTTGTCCCTAAGGTTCAAAACCCTTCCAAGGTGGGGGACTTTAGGCCCATATCATGCTGCAATACCATTTACAAATGCATCTCTAGGATTTTAGCCAAGAGATTGCAATCTGTTCTTTCTTTACTCATAGATCTTGTCCAATCAGGCTTTGTGAAAGGTAGGAGAATAGCAGATAACATATTCCTCACTCAAGAACTCATGAGAGGTTACCACAAGTCATCTCCTTCTCCTAGGTGTGCCATGAAAGTTGACATAATGAAAGCTTATGATCATGTTAGGTGGGAGTTTCTATGGGATGTTCTTTTTGCAATGAACTTTCATCCTACCATGATCAAGTGGCTTCAAGCATGTGTAACCACTACAAATTACTCACTTTGTATCAATGGAGAAGTGACTGGTAACATTAAAGGTAGGAAGGGTCTGAGGCAGGGGGATCCTCTGTCCTCATATCTCTTTGTTATTGTGATGGAAGTTTTAACAACCTTGCTTAAGAAGAAATCTCATCTCCCTGATTTTCACTTCCATTGGAGATGTAAAGATAATCAGTTGATTAATCTTTGCTTTGCTGATGATCTAATGATATTTTGCAAAGGGGAGCTTCCATCTATCAAATACATCCGGAATGCATTAGCTGAGTTTGAGGATCTTTCTGGTCTCTCCCCTAGCCCAGGGAAGAGTAGCGTATTCTTTTCTGGTGTTAGTGTGAGGGTTAAGGAAACTATCTTGCAAGAACTTGGATTCCAAGAAGGTTCCCTCCCTGTGAGATATCTGGGGGTCCCATTACTATCTACTAAACTCAAGGCTATTGATTGTCAGAGATTGGTAGATAGTatcactaccaaaactaaatgTTGGACTAATAGGGACCTTACTTATGCTGGGAGAGTGCAGcttataaaaaaacattttgttcTCAATGCAAACATTTTGGTCTTCCCTGTTCATATTACCAAAAAAGGTCATTAA